The Pempheris klunzingeri isolate RE-2024b chromosome 16, fPemKlu1.hap1, whole genome shotgun sequence genome includes the window agaGAACGTTTTTACCGAGACAAAGTCCCTGGTTTTCCAGTTGTTTTCCGACTTGGGATCGCTGGATCACTGAAGGAGTCATCCTCTGGGAAACACAAACGTGTTTACAAAATTTCATTGGAATCCATTGAATAGCTATTGAGGAAAAAGTCTGTAATTATCTGGCCAGCGTGGCTAAAAGGAAGTcaaatcttaaaaaaacacatcatatttCAAGAGATTATCATGAAATTTTAGTAGAATGTCCTGTACAAATAAACTATGTTTTGTACTCAGTTTTAATAAAACGAAGCTGAACACAcgaaaatatcaaaaaatgtctaaaaaaataaaatcacaggcTGAGATGAAGTGAACGGATAGAGAAAGGGGTGGATGTCAACGGGCTGCTCTTTAAATGTGGTGTGAGTTTTGAGGAGAGGATTAGAGGCAAACAAAGAGGTTCTGGTGAGTGATACAGTGATCTGGACTCAGGCTGTAACGGACCGTGTGATGTTTTAGTTTAATACGGAGATGAAGTTGATTAATTTTATCCCAAATGTGCCGAAAGAGCGCCGCATCATTGATTAAATTCCTGTCCTCGGGGGAAGCATGTTCAACTGCCAGGATCATTGCCCGAGCCCTAattaatacatacataaaaGTGAGATTAGGTTATCGCTCAGTTAAGCCTAATGGATAGATTGAATCCTCAGGAATGACCAAGCACTTTGATTGTGCTCACTATAAGGTTTTAGTGAGGAGAAGGGCGTCGAGGTCCAGCCGTCCTCCGGGAATAAGCTGCTTTATTCCAGTCACTGGTATCTGCATATAATAGTCAGGCCTATTTTtggttttctgacattttatcccCTTTGAAGCCACATCACCTTTGTCTACACACTCTTAGACTTGCTCAATTGCTTATTCATAAGCCTCGTCTCCAAACAGAGCCGGGCACACTGCGGCCCAGTGCAGCTCAGTGTAGGCTGAAGCATTGTTTCGTTTCACTATTAAGGTCAAATGTTGGATTCCGGGTTTTAAATTCAACAGCAGCCTCTTCGTTTTTGCTGTGGAAGGAATCTGTGTGGAGTGTTTGGCCTGTTGGGATTGGATCCGTCTGTGTTTGTTCCTCCTTCAGTTAATTCTCCCTCCAGAGTGTTGTCCTCAACCTCTTTTGCTGAATCACTGCGTCTTATTAGCCTCGGTCTCTCCTTATGTTCCCCGTGGATGCAGAGCACTTATTAGATTGTTTACTCTAGTCATTGTTGTGGGATAGCACTCTGACTCTGTGATGTAGCTGCAGTGCAGACAGGAGCTGTCAGTTCGTTGATTGACAGGAAATTAATCAGCagttattttgataatcagttaATCCTTTTAAGGCAATTTTAGTCAACAAAGATTCTCTCgttccagcttctcctctgTGGATTagtggtttttatttgtgttacatGATAGTGACGATAACTGCCCTTCACTGATACCGTCCCTCATATATTCACTCCTCATCACATATCTGATTCTCTAATTCTGTTCATCTCTCTGctcccctctcctgctccatctgtctctcttcacTCCCCACAGTATGTGGTTGGAGCCACAGGTGCTGTAGGATGAAGAGCCCGGCGCACCGCACCAGGGACATCGAGCGCCAAGCTGGCTACCTGAGGCCCGAGCACTGCGCCCCTCCACCGCCCCGCACCGGCTCCGACACCATGTGGTTCATCCGTGACGGCTGCGGCATCGTGTGCGGCATCATCACCTGGTGCCTGGTCTTCTACGCCGAGTTCGTGGTAGTGTTCGTCATGCTGCTGCCCGCCAAGAATGTGGCATACAGCCTCTTCAACGGGGTGATCTTCAACGGCCTCGCCTTCCTCGCCCTCGCCTCTCATGCCAAGGCCATGTGCACAGACCCGGTCAGTCCATCTCTGAATAGCAGATTGAGTTCATGTTGGCTGTAATACGCCTTCTTATGTAACGCATGCCATCCAAGATAAACTAATGTTGTAGATATTATTTCTTTGTAGCTTTTGAAGTGTGAAAAGGACTTAAACAATTAGATAGATCGATTCAGGTGTCCAATATCTCACATAGTCAAATTGAcaaacactaaaataataaaCTATTTGCAACTAGTTCGACTATTGAACTAGTTGCCAATTAGTTTTCTGTCGATCCAAATCatttttttgctgttatgatGAATTTCCATTCTGTAGGAGCTTTTGCAAATGAGCGAACGCTGTAAAACTTCTGCAGTAACAGGAACTACAGTTGAATTCCTTGTCaaactcctcttttttttttttctctgctcccTGTCAGGGTGCTGTGCCTAAAGGGAACGCTACCAAAGAATTCATCGAAAGCCTGCAGCTCAAACCAGGACAGGTGGTGTACAAGTGTCCCAAGTGCTGCAGCATCAAGCCCGACAGAGCTCACCACTGCAGGTACAGCACTCCGTGTGAATGTGTAGGAAAGAGTTAGCGATCCCACTGCAAACTCTGCAGCTTTTACAGTGTGGGTCTGGGTGTGTAGAGTTCTGCTGAAGTCTGCACCTTACGGAAGAAAGGATGCGTCTCTCCCACTGGGGACTCCTCCCCTCATCTACTCCTGCACCGGCCTCccttatatatgtgtgtgtgtgtgtgttttgtagctGTGTAGCATTTCCCTGCAGACTGTGCAGCTTGATAATGAGGAGTCCCCTCTGTGGAAGCGCTGTGGTCTCCCTGGGATCAGGAGGCatgaaaagcacagaaacagtGCAGAGTAATTAAATCCTAAAACCAGTGAGTGATTCTGTCTCAGAGGCAAACATGGGTGTCAGTTTGAATGAAACAGATGATTCTATTGTGTTGAATATTATGAGTCATCCTTGTGGGTGTTTCAAATGATACATTGTGATGATACACTTGTTTCTAATGACCCACGAGAGAAATATGTTACACGCAGGATGGCAGCTTTTTAAATATAGATTTCCCCCCAGACAGAAGGAGTAGATTGAGTATGAGTATGTTCTGAGTTGTCAACCAGCCAGGCACGTGCACAGATAGACCCCAGGTGGTGCTCGAGCACCTGCCCTTTTGGCCTCGGATGAGATGAATGCCCCTTTTGGTGGCATCACTGCCTGTTATTTCGGGCACGACCGCGGCGCACCAACATGGAGAAATCTCTGTCGGAGATGCTGCCATAGAAAAATCTCCGCTAGTGCAACAGCTCCTCAAAGCGCCTGTGCGCATTGCTGCAGTCAGCTGCAGTTCTGTCGGATAAataaccattcacacacacacacacacacacacacacacaaagacacaaacaaacagacacgaTCCAGACTCCATGATTGAGAGCAGTCTGTTCCAGTATCTCACATCACTCAGTGTCAACAATCCAGTGAATGACGCTACTGAGATTGTGtgtcttcttctgtttatttttactctGGCTATAGTCAAACAAACTCTGTATTCTTCCTTTGCAGCCTCAAGAGGTCCCAGTTTTCCTCTGATATTTCTCATCTTTATTATGTATCTTTGTGCCCCCACAGTGTGTGTAAACGCTGCATCAAAAAGATGGACCACCACTGTCCCTGGGTGAACAACTGTGTCGGAGAGAACAACCAGAAATACTTTGTGCTCTTCACAGTGAGTCTTTAAACACAAGAGCCTCGATGTTACTGCACAAAAATAATGTGGCTGTGATGTGCAGTGGATTTTAGATTTATTATTGAAGCTCTGTTGTTGTTCAAGCTGACAAAACAACTTAGAACAGGAAATAAACATAGGTACTGAAATTGGCCTTGACCTTGGGCAGAATTTCTTTTTCAAGTTTTTTACTCATGTGATTGGTTCGTAATACAACTCTTGATTAATTATGCTTGCTAGCTAGTACAGTAAGTAAGTTTCTATATAATATAGTACAAGTCAAGTGTCCATTTTTACTTTCTGGCCACTGACGTAACCGAAGTCTAACTAATATGTAAAACTTGCATCATGTTAAGTTTGCCATCCATATAGGATACCATGCTATCGTTGTGACGTGCCAACACAGGAATTTCAGCGTTACTAAATGGTGGATCACACAAATTGGTTACACAATTAATATGTTTATATGTTAACATGTAGAGTATGGCAACCTAActttattattttcactatGAGCTGTAGTTTAACAGCCTCTGGTTGTCCAGAGATTGAAATTTTgtcaaaatgagacatttgagaTAATTTGAGATTTAATTTTGTTGTGACTGACTGAGTTTATTTAAGAATAATTTAAGAATAATGATCTTAACACTAGATCTAtgctttgttttgctctttttccccAGATGTATATTGCACTAATATCCTTCCATGCGCTATTCATGGTGGCcttccattttgttttctgctttgaaGAAGACTGGACAAGTAAGTTTCATACTTACTTAAAAGACTGCACTGTTTTATCTGCATTCAATTTTATATGCAAATGCAGCTGGTTATACTTCCAAGAGACTAGTTATGTCAACTCCTTCAGGATAAAAGACATTCTCACCAGCCGTAGTCAGAATTTACCATCACTTAATCGTTGCTTGTGTCCTGTTAGACCTGACTGCACTCTTATTTGACCTCACAGGTAACAAACATCTTCTTTTTAACATGATAAGTATTCCTgtccctgctctccctccctcctccagaaTGCAGTAACTTCTCTCCACCAGCAactgtcatcctcctcatcctcctctgcttcGAGGGCCTCCTCTTTCTCATCTTCACTGCAGTCATGTTTGGGACCCAGGTTCACTCCATCTGTACCGACGAGACGGTGAGCGGAAACGATCACATCGTTACATTACGTTGCATCAGTGGCTGTGGTGTGATGGTTGGGTTCAGGCAGCTTGGAGGAGAGAAGAGTGATGAAGTTGTCTTTTAACCAGAGAATCATCCTCCGAGCCTCCGTCAGTCTCCTTCAGTTACTAAAGTCACTAAATCCTACCAGCTCTGCGGAAAGTGTTCTGCACTACTCTGGCTTTCCCTGCAGGCTCATTTGCATTTATATCActtgtttttatacattttgtggaTCACAGCTAATTAAAAGCATTTAGCAAAGTTTTATAGATTTTAGTCCAATAATCAGAGAACTGGGGACAGAGATTTGCAGGTAGGTTGTTGCATCTGTCACAAGCACCTTCATGATTAGGAGACATTTTTCTGAATTTAGCATTGGTGCAAtagaattactttttttttaaaataactagTGTACTCCAGCAAATATGTTAAGATAACAAAAAATGGatagtatattttattttaaaactcaAAAGAGCAAAATGTGTATTATATAAACTCTGAAAGAGGGACTGATGATATCGGACTGAGAGATGATATCGGTTTTTCTTGGACACTATGCGACAAGATGCTGcattttcttgtaattttaGAAATTTTAGAAAAGGTTGTTTGGTATTCAAAAGATTCTTGGCCTTAAGTTAGTTTAAAGTATGTTTGCAATAGTGACCCTGAACATATCGCCCTGCTGAAAGCTTAAATGTGAAGCAGCACAAGCAGAAAATGTTGGGTGAGCAACTTAATTGAGATTAAAATTGCAAAAGAATATCGGATTACATGCTGCATTGTTTCCTGTGAATCTCTCATGTGTGTGAATTCTAATCAAATACAGGAATGGCGTACCCTGCCACTAACAAAGAAGctatctacctgtctgtctatctctagCTCTATCTTTCTCTATCTATTTCTTTACTACTGACTctaataaaagcataaaatacccaaaaaataagataaaaggAGACACCAGGTACACTACAGGGTCAGTGATACAGTTAAGTTAGCCAGGCACACATGTAGGTCCTGAATAGAGCAGGTCTGACTTCCTAAATGAAATCATAAATTCATACTGCCTGCTGTTCACTAAATCAGAGCACAGATGTAAGTAGGAGCAGGTAATTCACTTACAGCCTTCAGGTAGGTTGAGATTATTGCACTTTCTCATAATGTATCCGCTCAAACCGCCCACGACGATGACTCACAGTGTGATGATATTCACTACAAAGATCATCTGTTTCAGTCAGTTTCAATCTAATAggccctgcatgtgtgtgtgtgtgtgtgtgtgtgtgtgtgcaagctgtTCCTAGACATCAGGAAATGTTGAGCATGAGTCATCTAACCCTTATTAAGACctctgagagaaaaacaaagcaatgcaAAACAAGCTTgattttttattccctttacTGGTTATTTTCTGCTGGTACATTCGAATTTAAATACACAGCCATCCTCTCCTTATTGTcacgtttgtttttttccctgcaggGCATCGAACAGCTCAAGAAGGAGGAGAGACGCTGGGCCAAAAAGTCCAAATGGATGAACATGAAGGTGGTGTTTGGCCATCCGTTCTCTATACACTGGCTGAGCCCCTTTTCTTCACCCGACCACGGCAAAGCAGACGTGTACCAGTACATCGTGTGAAAGCCGGAAGCTTTGAGCTCAGCTGCCGTGGACGTTGACTGATCAGTCGTGGTCTGCCCTCCTGTTGGCTGGACCCCAATGAGCATGAACTCTTTTTAAACCACCtctgcatttttctttcatttattcatatttcaggGCGTTCTGCTGTAAGCTattacaaaatatgttttatttttaaaacacctGTCCCCTTCTTTTCATATTGTTTTCCTCTTGGTGCTGACTGAGATTAATGAGGCGTAGCTGTACAAAAAACACTCtacaaggaaaataaaacacatcgCAAACCAAGCAGCGACAACTTGGTAAGAAGCACTTGATAAGAGTTGGCAAAATGACACCGAGAGACTGATTTCGGCCTTCTCTGGCAGTAAAATGTCCGGCAGTATGTCTGATCATTTCCAGCCTCCAACACTAAACAATGTGAACTCGAAATGAAGTCctgaattttctattttcactCAAAGCAGCACGGTCTTGGTGCCAACATGGACACCTGGCTTTGTCTTCCTGTAAACATCGTCGTGATCCCGTCACTTcatttgctgtgtttctgttgttgcaaTAGTATTTTGCTGAGTGCTGCAGATAATTTGCCTTAGAACAGTGCATTAGTGAACAGTGGCATCTATTATTTTTAAGGACATGTCTATTCTTTTGCCTTAATGTGACAGTCGGGGTGTGACAGGCTCACATGGCTTAAACACTTTTTTGATGCCAGATCACTGTGGAGGACATTCAAAGGCTGTAGCAGCGATCCTGATTGATCTGGCAACACCTGTGATTACCGTAGTAACATCAAGTGCGATTCTGATACCACAGCAAAGGCTCGTCGAGCAGCTACGTTGTCAGAAGTACAGCAGAAGAGCAGCTGGTGAATTTGTtaacagtgcagccaaacaaacgcATGTTTCACAAGGAAgtcaataattttttttaaatcatgttttttcattaaatCGCGAATCCATCCTGCAGAAGAAGGGATTGCAACGAGATGACGTAAATTCTTAATTGAAAATATGCACAGAGAGACGAggatagatacacacacagtgaggctGATACCAATGATAACTAACAGTAAAGCTGGATTTGCATGCTTACCTCATTTCTAGTGAAGGCAATTTGAGTGCAGTGCGagaatggcggactccgccactaaCAAAGACAACCACTATGCAGAGTGGTAATAACTGAATGTGTTTACACTGAATGGTTATTGCTGGAAAAAATGCTGACTGtaaatagttttaaaatgtgGTTTGAATTCATGAAAATCTTTCTTTTGGGATTATAATGTGAAAATCCCACATCTGACACTTGGCAGATAAAAGTCTTCCTTCTAGTCCAAGAAGCAGCATGGCTCGAACAATAGTGAAAGTCCACATGGACTTCTTTTGATTAACTGACAACTCTGTGTGGTAAATCTAGCCGGCTTGATAACCAGTCCCATCAACAGGCACCAGCTCAGATGAACAGTCAGGGAATAAAGCAATACACATTGCCCTCTGAATGCACTGACCCTAAGTGTAATTCAATCGCTCCCAATTGATGGAATTTGCCTGTGGATAATCCAGTTTGTCGTAGACTGAAGCTGTGAGCCTGACTAGAGGAGAAAAAGCCTTACAGGATAAAATGCTGATTCAAATATAGGTCAGTGGAAAATGCTCACTGAGGCCTGAAAGATAATTGTAGAAATCCACATTTTAATTGTCACATCTGCGGACAGCAGGTCACCCAGCGTGAGGAGAAGTGTGTACATGCTACCTTTTGGTGATGCAGATGGGAAATCAAAGCATTTAACACTAAAAATGCCTTTGTCCAAATGGTGTTCTTCTGGCCTTACAGTAATTATAAAACTTTTGAGGATGATGAAAGGACATATTTGAACATACATGTTGCCAAATTGAATGCTTAATTAAGGGAAGCATTGAAGTAATGTTTGAAAAGTAGAGCACTGTCTAGAATTACTGGaggttttaaaatataaaaacattaccATCATATGGAGATGCAGTTGCTATCCAGtttacacatactgtacaccagCTTCTTTTTTCTTGAATTGTTCAATATATTCTTTGTGGTCAGGTATGAATACCATTTGTAATACTGTGGACCacctgatgtttttttttttttttgactgtggTATTTGTTTAAAGGggaattaaataaaactgtatgtgtgcgACAACGTTTGGTGAAGTTAAGTTTGTCAATCTGCTTTATATCTTGGCAGGTAAGCTCTTACTTTGTGAGGATTTTGGACCAGTTTAAATTCAGGCCAAAGAAACAAACTATTCTCACagtaaatttcacatttttgctgTATCAACCAATTCTATTATTTGAATGACTCATTGacagatacagtatattttGGATAACtctataaaagtaaaatatattattacatATATCATAAAGTATATGAATTAAACATAGATTGTAATTAAAAATACGGATGGGTTGAggtaagataaataaaaatgaattcgATTTTCATTCACATTATGGTCTCCAAACCCCATTAGCAGTATAACGCAAATTGACAAAACTTTTATGGATATTTTATTGAGTCAGAAATAAGGTCTTCCTTTTGTGAGAAATGTGGactcttcatttttattttaaggatgaaaagaaaaaaagacattttatactaatgtgttaaatattaaaaaagaagcagcatgCTTTTCTATGCCATGTGAAGGGCTTCAATCTGATTTATGTTTTGTCTTCCATTTTTAAAGAGGTACTAAAGGGAAAGTCTAATGGTGCATAAAGTTCATGGTGTAAGTAGACGTAGGCTGACTCAAGGCTAACATCACATCCAGACCTGTTAACTACAGTGAGTGCAGCCGTCATCAGACATTTCTGTGTGCGAATGCAAAGAGAGCACACTGGtctaaatgagaaaagagaaagctAAAAGAAGACACAGACCATCTATCTCATTGTAATTCACATATAATTCGGTTTATCTGGATGCAGAAGAAGCTATTCTGTCTGAGGAACAAAGCAGTTATTAAAACGTACTCAACATCTTCCCACAGCCAACAAGTCAAGTCGAGAAACGTGTCTGTcagatgaaatatttatttaataattcaacagtttttcttctctcattgGAGGCAGCAATTTACACATCCTTTTAAGTGTTTTCTATTAACAGAATATATTTACACTTTTACAAATGCTTGTTTCACATAATCGATAAGACACATTAT containing:
- the LOC139215610 gene encoding palmitoyltransferase ZDHHC3-like; this encodes MKSPAHRTRDIERQAGYLRPEHCAPPPPRTGSDTMWFIRDGCGIVCGIITWCLVFYAEFVVVFVMLLPAKNVAYSLFNGVIFNGLAFLALASHAKAMCTDPGAVPKGNATKEFIESLQLKPGQVVYKCPKCCSIKPDRAHHCSVCKRCIKKMDHHCPWVNNCVGENNQKYFVLFTMYIALISFHALFMVAFHFVFCFEEDWTKCSNFSPPATVILLILLCFEGLLFLIFTAVMFGTQVHSICTDETGIEQLKKEERRWAKKSKWMNMKVVFGHPFSIHWLSPFSSPDHGKADVYQYIV